A segment of the Bacillota bacterium genome:
GTATGCAAGGGCAAAACCCGGGAGGAGAAGGTGCCAGGATGCGTTGACGAACGCATCGAATCTGCCCGTCAGAACGCTGTCAACCAGGTACAACCCGGTCAGATGCCGGGGCGGGGATACTGCCAGGTCCAGCCGACCCCAGGCCGGGAACACACCGAGCTTGCCGTAGAAAACGAGGATCAACAAGAGTCCGAGCCAGAATATGGGAGTGCAAACGCCGCCCAGGGCCAGGACTCTGGTAACATGATCGAAAACAGAATCCCGTTTTACGGCAGAGATAACCCCGGCCGGTATCCCCAGGACTATGGTGAGGAATCCAGCCACTGTAGCCAGTTCCACTGTCGCCGGGAAGTAGCGAGCGATCTCCGCTGCGACAGGCCGTCCGGTCTGAAGCGATGTACCCAAGTCACCCCTCAGGAGCCCCTCCACATACAGGAGGTATTGCTGCCACAAAGGCTTGTCCAGCCCCATCTTAGCCCTCAAGGCCTGGACCACTTCTTCAGGGGCAGCATCACCCGCGTACAGCCTGGCCGGGTCCACCGGGACAACCCTCGACAGGACGAACATCATCAGGGTGATTCCTATCAGCACCGGCACCAGGGCCAGAATCCTGCGTACCAAGTACCCTGCCAAGTGGCACCTTCTCCCCCTCGGGAAACCGCCATCGGTTAGTTACTGGACATCCACACGGTACAGATCAACCGTCCAGTACGGGATCAGTTCGTACCCCTTGACGTTTGCCCGCGCCAACTGGACGTTCTTGGTCACGAACAACCACGCCCAAGCTCCGTCGTCGGCTTCGATAGCCTGTATCTTCTTGTACAGCTGGACGCGTTCTGCAGGATCCAGGGACCGGCGGGCCTTTTCAATAAGCTCCGTGACCTCGTGATTGACGTAGGAGAGGCGCTTGGTGCCTCCGTGGTTCTCATCCCCGTGCGAGGTAACGATGTTGTCCGGGTCAGGATAAACCGGACCCCACATCCACATCGCAAACGGGATTTTCCCGCTCCTGTAAGGTTCAAGCAACGTGCCCACGTCCTGCTTGATGGGCTCAACCCTGATGCCGATCTGGGCCAGGTCGCTCTGGATCTTCACGGCCACATTCTCGGGAGGAATCCCGAGGCCCTTGATAGGCGCCGACTGGTAATGCATGGTTACGCTGAACCCGTCCGGATAACCGGCCTGTCGCATGAGCTCCTTTGTCTTGGCCACATCCTGCTTGACACAAAGCCCTGGGTCATAGCCCAACAAGCTCGGGGCGAGAATACCTCCCACCTGGACCGCATACGCCTTCAGCACGTTTTGTATCAGGCCGTTGTAGTCTATGGCGTATCTGACCGCCTGCCTGACCTCCTTCTTCTTGAAGGGTTCGAAGGCCAGGTTCATGGCCAGGTAGTATGGAACAGTGTCTGGCATCTCCAGCTTCTGGAACCCGCTCTTGGCGACCAGCTGCTCCACCTGATCGGGGAGAAGATCCTGAGCCACGTCTATGTCGCCCTTTTCCAGCATCGCGGCCTGGGAAGACGCTTCGGGCACGACCAGGAATACTACTTGATCGAGCTTGGGTGCTTGACCCCAGAACTTTGGGTTCCGCACCAGGACGATCCTGTCCTTGGGCTGCCATGACTCAACCATGAAGGGGCCCGAACCGGCGCTGTGGTCCTTGAGCCACGTCTTCCCCATATCGCCGTTCTGCTCATGCTCGGCAATCACCTTGGGATCCACGACGCCAGCCACTACACTGCTCAATATAGCGAGAAGCGGTGCATACGGCTTGGCCAGGGTTATCTGGAGGGTCTGCTGGTCAACAACCTGAACTGCGTTCTCATCGATGCACTGGCTGAGCATCCAGGACGGGAACATCTTCTGCTTGATCCCGCGGAGCAGCGAATACTTAACAGCCTCAGCAGTAACAGGGTTGCCGCTCGCAAACCTGGCCGGCTCGTTGAGGTGGAAAGTCCACTTCAGCCCGTCCCCGGACACCTCCCAGCTCTTGGCGAGCCAGGGCTTGAACGAATTCGTCTTGGGATCATACTTGACAAGGCGCTCGTAAACGTTGTTTGCGACCATTAAGCCCTTGAAGTCCACTGTGTCATGAGGGTCAAGGGTCACCGCATCTGCCCCTATGGCCACCCGCAGCACCTTCGGCTTGCTCTGCGGCCCGCCTCCCTTGCACGCAGGGAGAGCCGCTATCAGAAGGAGAACCAGACAAACCGACAGGAGCACCCTTACCTTCCGCACCTCATCCACCTCCTGGTCTTGAGTATCAAAGCTTCCTCAACCGAGGGTCCAGAGAATCACGAAGCGTGTCACCCAGCAAGTTGCAGGCCAGCACCGTCAACAGGATGGCCAACCCGGGAAAGGTGGCGACCCACCATGCGTTCAGGATGTAGTTGCGGCCACCGCTCACCATGGCGCCCCATTCAGGAGCAGGGGGTTGTATTCCAAACCCCAGGAAGCTCAGGTTGGCTGCGATCAAGATGGCCATCCCCACGTCCAGGGTAGCGCGCACAATGATTGGTGCCACACTATTGGGGAATACGTGCCTCCAGAGCACCTTCAGGGACGGTTCCCCCAGTGCTCGCGCCGCCTCCACAAACTCGCGTTCCCGAACGGAAAGCACCACACTGCGCACCAGCCTTGCGTATACCGGCCATGCTGTGGCCGCAACTGCCACCACAGTGCTGAGCAAGCCCGGTCGCATGACAGCTGCAACTGCCATGGCCAGGACCAGCTGGGGGAAAGCCAGGAACACGTCAGCCGCCCGCATCAACAACTGGTCCACGGCACCGCCCACCCAGCCCGACACAAGCCCGGCACCGGTTCCCACCGTAGAGGCGAAACTGACCGTAATCAGGCCCACGGTGAACGAGATCCGCCCGCCGTGGACTATGCGGCTGAGGACATCCCGCCCCAACTCGTCAGTTCCCAGCAAGTGCTCCCGCCCCGGGGCACGGAAGGCTTGGGCGACGTTCTGCTGGTGCGGCGGGTAAGGCGCCACCCAGGGAGCCAGGCACGCCGACGCCACCATAACTAGGAGGAACGCGCCCGCCAGCAGCGCCGACCA
Coding sequences within it:
- a CDS encoding ABC transporter permease, whose product is MAGYLVRRILALVPVLIGITLMMFVLSRVVPVDPARLYAGDAAPEEVVQALRAKMGLDKPLWQQYLLYVEGLLRGDLGTSLQTGRPVAAEIARYFPATVELATVAGFLTIVLGIPAGVISAVKRDSVFDHVTRVLALGGVCTPIFWLGLLLILVFYGKLGVFPAWGRLDLAVSPPRHLTGLYLVDSVLTGRFDAFVNASWHLLLPGFALAYGGAGQILRLARSSMLEVLGEDYVRTARAKGLSERFVIYRHALRNALLPTLTMLGIIYGSLLGGAVLTETIFSWPGLGRYAVGAMVAFDFPAMMGFALVAALAYSLVNVLVDLLYSVCDPRISYR
- a CDS encoding ABC transporter substrate-binding protein gives rise to the protein MRKVRVLLSVCLVLLLIAALPACKGGGPQSKPKVLRVAIGADAVTLDPHDTVDFKGLMVANNVYERLVKYDPKTNSFKPWLAKSWEVSGDGLKWTFHLNEPARFASGNPVTAEAVKYSLLRGIKQKMFPSWMLSQCIDENAVQVVDQQTLQITLAKPYAPLLAILSSVVAGVVDPKVIAEHEQNGDMGKTWLKDHSAGSGPFMVESWQPKDRIVLVRNPKFWGQAPKLDQVVFLVVPEASSQAAMLEKGDIDVAQDLLPDQVEQLVAKSGFQKLEMPDTVPYYLAMNLAFEPFKKKEVRQAVRYAIDYNGLIQNVLKAYAVQVGGILAPSLLGYDPGLCVKQDVAKTKELMRQAGYPDGFSVTMHYQSAPIKGLGIPPENVAVKIQSDLAQIGIRVEPIKQDVGTLLEPYRSGKIPFAMWMWGPVYPDPDNIVTSHGDENHGGTKRLSYVNHEVTELIEKARRSLDPAERVQLYKKIQAIEADDGAWAWLFVTKNVQLARANVKGYELIPYWTVDLYRVDVQ
- a CDS encoding ABC transporter permease; the encoded protein is MAGGRGRRGWMFWARKWSALLAGAFLLVMVASACLAPWVAPYPPHQQNVAQAFRAPGREHLLGTDELGRDVLSRIVHGGRISFTVGLITVSFASTVGTGAGLVSGWVGGAVDQLLMRAADVFLAFPQLVLAMAVAAVMRPGLLSTVVAVAATAWPVYARLVRSVVLSVREREFVEAARALGEPSLKVLWRHVFPNSVAPIIVRATLDVGMAILIAANLSFLGFGIQPPAPEWGAMVSGGRNYILNAWWVATFPGLAILLTVLACNLLGDTLRDSLDPRLRKL